A genome region from Pseudomonas sp. N3-W includes the following:
- a CDS encoding YihY/virulence factor BrkB family protein — translation MIFPDMKGQPLHLVMVRTVKEFIDDEMSTYASALAYQMLFSLFPFILFLIALIGFLHLPDFFTWLRLQSELVLPPQALDQVNPVIDQLQQSKGGLLSVGIVIALYTASAGVRLMMNAMNAAYDVVEGRPIWKRFPLSVFYTIGIAGMLLAAAALMVLGPQVMGWIASQVGLEDFIVTVWTIARWPVIVILMMVAVALIYYVTPDVKQEFRFITPGSVLAVVVWIIASLGFAFYVKTFANYNAMYGSIGAIIVLLLYFYISAAVLLLGAEMNAVIEHMSSEGKDPGEKVPGEHDDKQHVSGLGRDHSLKPTTDEA, via the coding sequence ATGATTTTCCCGGACATGAAAGGCCAGCCCCTGCACCTGGTCATGGTGCGCACGGTCAAAGAATTCATCGACGATGAAATGTCGACCTACGCCTCGGCACTGGCCTACCAGATGCTGTTCTCGCTGTTCCCCTTCATTCTGTTCCTGATCGCCCTGATCGGTTTCCTGCACCTGCCGGACTTCTTCACCTGGTTGCGCCTGCAATCTGAACTGGTGCTGCCGCCCCAGGCGCTGGATCAGGTGAACCCGGTGATCGACCAATTGCAGCAATCCAAGGGCGGCCTGTTGTCGGTCGGTATCGTGATCGCCCTTTATACCGCCTCGGCCGGTGTGCGGCTGATGATGAACGCGATGAACGCGGCCTATGACGTGGTCGAGGGCCGGCCGATCTGGAAGCGCTTCCCGCTGTCGGTTTTCTACACCATCGGCATCGCCGGCATGTTGCTGGCCGCCGCCGCGCTGATGGTGCTCGGGCCCCAGGTGATGGGTTGGATTGCCTCGCAGGTCGGTCTGGAAGACTTTATCGTCACGGTGTGGACCATCGCCCGCTGGCCGGTGATCGTGATCCTGATGATGGTCGCGGTGGCGCTGATCTACTACGTCACCCCGGACGTCAAACAGGAGTTTCGCTTCATCACGCCGGGCTCGGTACTGGCGGTCGTGGTGTGGATTATCGCGTCCCTGGGTTTCGCGTTTTACGTCAAGACCTTCGCCAACTACAACGCCATGTATGGCAGTATCGGCGCGATCATCGTGCTGTTGCTGTACTTCTACATTTCCGCCGCGGTGCTGCTGCTCGGCGCGGAGATGAATGCGGTGATCGAACACATGTCGAGCGAAGGCAAGGACCCCGGCGAAAAAGTCCCTGGCGAGCACGACGACAAACAACACGTATCGGGACTGGGACGGGACCACTCGCTCAAACCGACCACTGACGAAGCCTGA
- the fadD1 gene encoding long-chain-fatty-acid--CoA ligase FadD1 — protein sequence MIEDFWKDKYPAGIAADINPDEYPNIQAVLKQSCQRFADKPAFSNLGKTITYGELYELSGAFAAYLQQHTDLQPGDRIAVQLPNVLQYPVAVFGAIRAGLIVVNTNPLYTAREMEHQFNDSGAKALVCLANMAHLAEIVVPKTGVKHVIVTEVADLLPPLKRLLINSVIKYVKKMVPAYHLPKAVKFNDVLSKGHGQPVAEANPASGDVAVLQYTGGTTGVAKGAMLTHRNLVANMLQCKALMGSNLNEGCEILITPLPLYHIYAFTFHCMAMMLIGNHNILISNPRDLPAMVKELSKWKFSGFVGLNTLFVALCNNEGFRKLDFSNLKVTLSGGMALQLAAAERWKTVTGCAICEGYGMTETSPVATVNPIQNIQVGTIGIPVPSTQCKVIDDAGVEQPLGEIGELCVKGPQVMKGYWQRQEATDEMLDSEGWLKTGDIALIQPDGYMRIVDRKKDMILVSGFNVYPNELEDVLATLPGVLQCAAIGVPDEKSGEAIKIFIVAKPGVTLTKEKVMEHMRANVTGYKVPRSVEFRDALPTTNVGKILRRELRDEELKKLGLKK from the coding sequence ATGATCGAAGACTTTTGGAAGGATAAGTACCCTGCCGGGATTGCTGCCGACATCAATCCAGACGAGTATCCGAATATTCAGGCAGTGTTGAAGCAATCCTGCCAACGCTTCGCCGACAAGCCGGCTTTCAGCAACCTGGGCAAGACAATCACCTATGGTGAACTGTACGAATTGTCCGGCGCCTTTGCCGCTTATCTGCAACAGCATACCGACTTGCAGCCCGGTGATCGAATCGCCGTGCAACTGCCCAACGTCCTGCAGTACCCGGTCGCCGTCTTCGGTGCCATCCGCGCCGGGCTGATCGTGGTCAACACCAACCCGCTGTACACCGCGCGGGAAATGGAACACCAGTTCAACGACTCTGGTGCCAAAGCCCTGGTGTGCCTTGCCAACATGGCACATCTGGCCGAGATCGTGGTGCCGAAAACCGGCGTCAAGCACGTGATCGTCACCGAAGTGGCCGACCTGCTGCCGCCGCTCAAGCGTCTGCTGATCAACAGCGTCATCAAGTACGTGAAGAAGATGGTCCCGGCGTATCACTTGCCCAAGGCCGTCAAGTTCAACGACGTATTGAGCAAGGGCCATGGCCAGCCAGTGGCTGAAGCCAACCCGGCCAGCGGTGACGTCGCCGTACTGCAATACACCGGTGGTACCACCGGTGTGGCCAAAGGCGCCATGCTGACCCACCGCAACCTGGTGGCCAACATGTTGCAGTGCAAGGCGCTGATGGGCTCCAACCTCAACGAAGGTTGCGAGATCCTGATCACCCCGCTGCCGCTGTACCACATCTATGCCTTCACCTTTCATTGCATGGCAATGATGCTGATCGGCAACCACAACATCCTGATCAGCAACCCGCGTGACTTGCCGGCAATGGTCAAGGAACTGTCGAAGTGGAAGTTCAGCGGTTTTGTCGGCCTCAATACCTTGTTCGTGGCCCTGTGCAACAACGAGGGCTTCCGCAAGCTGGACTTCTCGAACCTGAAAGTCACCCTGTCCGGTGGCATGGCCCTGCAACTGGCCGCCGCCGAGCGCTGGAAAACGGTCACCGGCTGCGCGATCTGCGAAGGCTATGGCATGACCGAAACCAGCCCGGTGGCCACGGTCAACCCGATCCAGAACATCCAGGTCGGTACCATTGGCATTCCGGTGCCATCGACCCAGTGCAAAGTCATCGACGACGCCGGTGTCGAGCAGCCGCTGGGCGAAATCGGCGAGCTGTGCGTCAAAGGCCCGCAGGTGATGAAGGGCTACTGGCAGCGTCAGGAAGCCACCGATGAAATGCTCGACAGCGAAGGCTGGTTGAAGACCGGCGACATCGCGCTGATCCAGCCTGACGGTTACATGCGCATTGTCGATCGCAAGAAAGACATGATTCTGGTGTCGGGTTTCAACGTCTACCCGAACGAACTGGAAGACGTGCTGGCGACCCTGCCGGGCGTGCTGCAATGTGCCGCTATCGGTGTGCCGGACGAGAAATCGGGCGAGGCGATCAAGATCTTCATCGTTGCCAAGCCAGGCGTGACCCTGACCAAGGAGAAGGTGATGGAGCACATGCGCGCCAATGTCACCGGCTACAAAGTCCCGCGCTCGGTGGAATTCCGCGATGCGCTGCCGACCACCAACGTCGGCAAGATCCTGCGCCGCGAACTGCGTGATGAAGAACTGAAGAAGCTGGGCCTGAAGAAGTAA
- a CDS encoding CsbD family protein, with protein sequence MSSTGDKVKGATNEAVGKVKQGLGKATDSTKLQVEGKVQEKKGEAQQAVGKAKDAVKKAVDKS encoded by the coding sequence ATGAGCAGCACTGGCGATAAAGTTAAAGGCGCGACAAACGAAGCTGTTGGCAAGGTCAAGCAAGGCTTGGGTAAAGCCACCGACAGCACCAAGCTGCAAGTCGAAGGCAAAGTGCAGGAAAAGAAAGGTGAAGCTCAGCAAGCCGTGGGCAAAGCCAAGGACGCCGTCAAGAAAGCCGTTGATAAGTCTTGA
- the def gene encoding peptide deformylase yields MIREILKMGDERLLRIAPPVPSEMFDSPELWQLIDDMFQTMESVGGVGLAAPQVGVDLQLVIFGFEHSERYPDAEAVPQTILINPLITPLDPSLEEGFEGCLSVPGLRGAVDRYQHIRYEGFDPKGQPIVRIASGFHARVVQHECDHLIGRLYPSRISDFSKFGYTEVLFPELDPNADE; encoded by the coding sequence ATGATCCGTGAAATTTTGAAAATGGGCGATGAACGCCTGCTGCGCATTGCCCCGCCGGTGCCGTCCGAGATGTTCGACAGCCCCGAGTTGTGGCAATTGATCGACGACATGTTCCAGACCATGGAAAGCGTTGGCGGCGTCGGCCTGGCTGCGCCGCAAGTCGGTGTCGACCTGCAACTGGTGATCTTCGGTTTCGAGCACAGCGAGCGTTATCCCGACGCTGAAGCCGTGCCGCAGACCATTCTGATCAACCCGTTGATCACACCGCTTGATCCGAGCCTGGAAGAAGGCTTTGAGGGGTGCTTGTCGGTGCCGGGACTGCGCGGTGCGGTGGATCGCTATCAGCACATTCGCTACGAGGGATTCGATCCCAAGGGCCAGCCCATCGTGCGCATTGCCTCGGGGTTTCATGCGCGGGTGGTGCAGCACGAATGCGATCACCTGATTGGCCGCTTGTACCCGTCGCGGATCAGCGATTTCAGCAAGTTCGGGTATACCGAAGTGCTGTTCCCGGAGCTGGATCCCAACGCGGACGAATGA
- a CDS encoding class I SAM-dependent methyltransferase, translating into MKPALLTLTLAALLAPVLAHAADTQAISSERYAEVLKGTWRAPQNVVRDAYRHPQQSLQFFGLRANQTLIEITPGAGWYSELLAPLLKDQGTYIAAVQAPSVSDSARKNEQTLKEKFAASPAQYAKAQVVEFDPKAPVLGKPGTADTVLTFRNVHNWVLADTAPLMFESFFKVLKPGGVLGVVDHRARDGASLDEIKHSGYLTTAYVVKLATDAGFKLEAKSEINANAKDTKDYPEGVWTLPPTLTLGEKDKAKYLAIGESDRMTLRFVKPAK; encoded by the coding sequence ATGAAACCCGCCCTTCTGACCCTGACCCTTGCCGCACTGCTCGCCCCGGTCCTGGCGCATGCCGCCGATACACAAGCGATTTCCAGCGAACGCTACGCCGAGGTACTCAAAGGCACCTGGCGCGCGCCGCAGAACGTGGTGCGCGACGCCTACCGGCATCCGCAGCAGAGCCTGCAGTTCTTTGGTCTGCGCGCGAACCAGACGCTCATCGAAATCACCCCCGGCGCCGGTTGGTACAGCGAATTGCTGGCGCCGTTGCTCAAGGATCAAGGCACCTACATTGCGGCAGTCCAGGCGCCGAGCGTCAGTGACTCCGCGCGCAAGAACGAACAAACCCTCAAGGAAAAATTCGCTGCCTCCCCTGCTCAATACGCCAAGGCCCAGGTGGTGGAGTTCGACCCCAAGGCCCCGGTGCTCGGTAAACCCGGTACGGCGGACACCGTGCTGACTTTTCGTAACGTGCACAACTGGGTGCTGGCCGACACGGCGCCACTGATGTTCGAGTCGTTCTTCAAGGTGCTCAAACCCGGTGGCGTACTCGGCGTGGTGGATCACAGGGCCAGGGACGGCGCTTCGCTGGACGAGATCAAGCACAGCGGTTACCTGACCACCGCCTATGTGGTGAAACTGGCGACCGATGCCGGATTCAAGCTTGAGGCCAAGAGCGAGATCAATGCCAATGCCAAGGACACCAAGGATTACCCTGAAGGCGTCTGGACCTTGCCGCCGACGCTGACACTGGGGGAGAAGGACAAGGCGAAATACCTGGCGATTGGCGAGTCGGACCGGATGACGTTGCGGTTCGTCAAACCTGCGAAGTGA